A section of the Oncorhynchus tshawytscha isolate Ot180627B linkage group LG09, Otsh_v2.0, whole genome shotgun sequence genome encodes:
- the LOC112257817 gene encoding WSC domain-containing protein 1-like, which yields MGMATPLYKLRCFLRRAHMLLLFLGIAYLMAGSILLLQRSSLTLRTTQPPGSASLSSLMALPAPPTAVRAAPGLDMRARSRWAAPQGMLGGGMGIKMGRHWPTSRHLRVQHLHRRWFHGLMPDTQEQRGPLQSNTRHKGTYMGCFMHDANDQALGGTVLYDLRKMTSSLCQDTCSESGYRFAGLEYGAECHCGNHISSSRSQEEDCSLVCRGERGERGVPCGGVGRLSIYKVEEQLPGQRKFRNVRYGGCFKVPKNTTNTFPVYSFQPNSTSQTCIETCTDKELPLAVLRKPHCYCVWASFLFRLSQRLPLDQPCLETNGTEHTDASISTSPSDQDYYQIYQTPVLDSRCRERTFLPERSTSLVALSSFPGAGNTWVRHLIELVTGYYTGSFYFDSALYNRGFKGEKDYWKSGRSICVKTHESGQREIEMFDSAILLIRNPYRSLMAEFNRKCAGHLGYATDAQWRSKEWPEFVDSYAPWWASHALSWLQFGRRLLVVHYEDLQRALFPQLRLLTLFLNTTMMEERLMCAKSNQDGHFKRSGGAQRPSFDPFTAEMRSTIDSYILTVDQALRDRNYNGLPHKY from the exons ATGGGAATGGCCACGCCCCTCTACAAGCTGCGTTGCTTCCTGCGGCGAGCTCACATGCTCCTCCTCTTCTTGGGTATCGCCTACCTGATGGCAGGGAGCATTCTGCTGCTGCAGCGCTCCAGCCTGACCCTGAGGACCACCCAGCCACCAGGCAGCGCCAGCCTCTCTTCTCTCATGGCACTGCCAGCACCTCCCACAGCCGTGAGGGCTGCCCCCGGCCTGGACATGAGGGCGCGCTCCAGATGGGCAGCCCCCCAGGGCATGTTGGGTGGTGGAATGGGCATCAAGATGGGGCGGCACTGGCCCACATCCCGGCACCTGAGGGTCCAACATCTGCACCGCCGCTGGTTCCACGGTCTGATGCCAGACACACAGGAGCAGAGGGGTCCCCTACAAAGCAATACCAGGCACAAAG GAACCTACATGGGTTGCTTCATGCATGATGCCAATGATCAAGCCCTGGGGGGAACCGTGTTGTATGACCTGCGCAAAATGACCAGCTCTTTGTGTCAAGACACCTGCTCAGAAAG TGGGTACCGATTTGCAGGTCTGGAGTACGGAGCAGAATGTCACTGTGGTAACCACATCAGCAGCTCGCGGTCCCAGGAGGAGGACTGTAGCCTAGTCTGCAGGggggagaggggcgagagaggagTCCCCTGTGGGGGTGTGGGGCGCCTCTCCATCTACAAGGTGGAGGAACAGCTCCCAGGACAGAGGAAAT TCAGAAACGTCCGCTACGGTGGCTGCTTCAAGGTTCCAAAGAACACCACCAACACCTTCCCTGTCTACTCCTTTCAACCAAACTCCACTTCACAGACCTGCATCGAGACCTGCACAGATAAG GAGCTCCCACTGGCTGTGTTGAGGAAGCCACATTGTTACTGCGTCTGGGCCTCGTTTCTGTTTAGACTGAGTCAACGTCTGCCACTGGACCAGCCATGTCTGGAGACTAATGGCACAGAACACACTGATGCCTCCATCTCCACTTCCCCGTCTGACCAAGACTACTACCAGATCTACCAGACACCTGTACTTG ACTCTAGGTGCAGAGAGAGGACATTTCTGCCTGAGAGGTCTACCTCCCTGGTGGCTCTCTCCAGCTTCCCCGGAGCTGGCAACACCTGGGTACGCCACCTGATTGAGCTCGTGACGGGCTACTACACTGGCAGCTTCTACTTCGATAGCGCGCTTTACAATAGAG GTTTCAAAGGGGAGAAGGACTACTGGAAGAGTGGGCGTAGCATCTGTGTTAAGACACATGAGAGTGgtcagagagaaatagagatgtTTGACTCTGCCATCCTGCTGATCCGGAACCCCTACCGTTCCCTCATGGCAGAGTTCAACCGGAAGTGTGCTGGACACCTGGGCTATGCCACAGACGCACAGTGGAGGAGCAAAG AATGGCCAGAGTTTGTTGACAGCTATGCCCCCTGGTGGGCGTCCCACGCTCTGAGCTGGCTGCAGTTTGGCCGTCGCCTGCTGGTGGTACACTACGAGGACCTGCAGAGGGCGCTCTTCCCCCAGCTCCGCCTCCTCACCTTGTTCCTCAACACCACCATGATGGAGGAGAGGCTGATGTGTGCTAAAAGCAACCAGGACGGACACTTCAAACGCTCTGGGGGGGCCCAGCGACCTTCCTTCGACCCCTTTACCGCAGAGATGAGGAGCACCATCGATTCCTACATCCTCACGGTGGACCAGGCCCTGAGGGACAGGAACTACAACGGCCTGCCACACAAATACTAA